A window of Rhododendron vialii isolate Sample 1 chromosome 11a, ASM3025357v1 genomic DNA:
TGGGGAAAATCGAACATCAAGCAAGCTCATACGATATTCCATAAGCTTGGATATTATGAGCAAAGGCActgaaagaacctatgcagtTACGGGAAAATAAGCCTTTGGCAGTGTCGACTTCTGGCAGTAATTTCAGATGTACGGCTGCTTCCAATTCAATATTGCTTCGATCCTACTTTTGTTCACCTTGATTCCATTCTTGGATACTACGTGCCCATTCTTGGATACtacgtgccccaagaacttaaccactttcAGCCAAAACTCGCACTTTCTTGCATTGGCATAAAATTGGCTATCTCAGAGTACTTGTAGTACCATTCGAAGGTGTCCTTCGTGCTCTTCCTTATTGGCAGAGTATATCCAGATGtcgtcaatgaacaccactatgaatttgtctaagtagggttgaaaaatcttgttcatgagacccATGAATATTGCCGGAGCGTTTGTCAGCCCGAATGGCATCACTAAAAACTCGTAGTGTTTGTATCTCGTACGAAAGGTTGTCTTAGCGATATCCTCATCTTGGATTCTTAATTGATGATAGCCGGATCGAAGATCGATCTTGGAGAAACAGGTCGCTCCTCTCAATTGATCAAAGAGATCATCGGTCCTAGGCAATGgatatcggttcttgacaaTGACTTGGTTTAACCTCCTATAGTCGATACATAGTCGAAgcgtcccttctttcttctttgcgAACAGTGTAGGTACtccccatggtgacgtactTGGCCTGATAAGCCCTTTGTCCAACAGCTattgcaattgggtcttgagctcctttagttcaGCTAGGGCCATTCGATACGacgccatagagattggtgccattTCCCGGTTAGaattctatagagaagtctatctctgttttgggtggtaagccaggaagttcttcagggaaagtATCGGTGTACTCGCACAtgatgtgtggtaatcccacttccatcctATCGGCTTCTCCCAactggagactagctagccatccaaacagttgattctgccacctggaTCTTCTCGTCGTCAGGCTCAccgtttgtctatcccccttaaattggaAACGAGTCCCTTCGGGGGTATACGCGGTCACCGTCTTCTGAgggcagtctatgaccgctcgatGTGCTGATATCCAGTCCATCCCTGGGATTACATTGAAATCCGCCATGTTGATCTCTAAGATAGCAGTTTAGTCGCAAGTTGGCTACTTCTagttcgcaccctctacacactagactaacaccTATCCTTCCCCCTAATGGTGATGATACTTTCATACACATACTTAGGGGTTatgtttctagtgctagagcAGTTACGCAGGCAGTAGATATAAAAGAATGAGATGCACCAGAGTCAAACAAGGATTGTACACAGGTACTATataatagtagcgtaccttggatcacagaggaaTCCGATTCTTGTTCCTCAGTCTGTAGTGCAAATATGCGCCCTTCAGTGCCTTGCTGGGTTCCCATGGGctgttttcctttgttttgccCATTTTGTTGCTGCGatgggcctccagggttttgcttcccAAAACTAGCCTGTTCTAGTGGCTGAGTTCTCTGGTTTCCAAAGCTCCGATCCCTAATCCTTTGAGGCTACGGGCAGTTGCGCCTAAtgtggcccatagcctgacagttaTAGCACTGAACTGTGGCTATGTCGctgttttcctttgttttgccCATTTTGTTGCTGTGatgggcctccagggttttgcttcccAAAACTAGCCTATTCTGGTGGCTGAGTTCTCTGGTTTCCAAAGCTCCCATCCCTCCTCCTTTGAGGTTGCGGGCAGTTGCGCCTAAtgtggcccatagcctgacagttgtaGCACTGAACTGTGGCTATGTCTTGACCTCCCCTCTGCGGTTCGCCATGTTCTGGTGTAGCAGTCTCCCATGGTTGATTGCTTTGAGTCGGGTTAGAAGGTTTATGggggtagggtccacggttgttgttggATGGTTGGGTTCGGATCGGTCTGCCAATATTGCCtattgccttcctccatcgggttttgaagtcagcctcctcaCTCTCTAGCCGTAGTGCACACTTCACGACTTCGGCATTGGTGGTAAAAGCTTGAGCCACCACAGCCCTTCGAGCGGTTGTTAGCCCCCACTCGAACCTTCTTGCTTTCTTGTCCTCGGTTGGTATGGAGGTTAAGGCATAACGGGACAGTTCCTCAAATTTAGCCGCGTACTGGGTAACAGTCATTGTCCCCTGTTTTAGGTTTAGAAATTCCTGCTCTTTGGCTAGGCGAAGAGGTGtggggaagtatttgtcgaagaatagggtttcaaactcggcaaatgtcatagtggctatggtatgggttgcctccatcagatcccaccaataACGGGCTTCTCCCTTTAGTTGATATGTGGCTAAGGCTACACAATCTCCATCTCAggtaatctccaaggtgtccaggatcaccttgactTCTTTCAGCCACGGTGGGGTTGGTATCTCCTTTGAAGGTCGGAGGTTGGCGTTTGCAAAattcgttcatcgctcgggttctggtcataggttcatcatcGCGGTTTTGGTTTCAGCGGTTGGCATTCAGAGCAGCTACAAATACTTGCATGACTTGGGTTAAGTCGGGGTgagggttagaggattctccaTTCTCGTATCCTAGCCTGCTGTGTCGATTCACCATCTACGGGTCGAAATCGAAAGGGGGTGTTTTAGTCTAGCTAACAAAATTTTCTATTTGCAAAAggtattttcctttttaaagtcAAAAGCAATATATCAAATAGTATGCAATAGTACTCCTTTAAAATACAGCaagcttttcatagataagcagaAAATTACAAACATaggcatagagttctactacaaAGGCAAGTAGAGGCAGAgttttcctaatacaagttgaaacgatCCTACACGCTCTTACTACACCATCTTACTGCTTACAAAGCTTTATTCTACTTTGTGGCCACAACACTCTAGGGTGGACTGATTCCAAAAACTTCTCTTAGCCACATCTTGTAGCTTCTCTCAGCAGCGGTCTCGACCCTAAGAAGGTGCTCACGTTCCTGTGCGAGTAGATCTTCCATAGTTAGGACAAGTGGTTCTTCCAACGGTTCAAGGTAGTATTGGGAGAGGTTCAGTATTGCGGTCTCCAACTCCGAGTCAAACATAATATAGTCAAATGTTTGCCCGAAATTCTGCATAGGTGGTGCTGGGACTTGGGTAGGTGGAAGGTTCTTGGGAGTTGCAACGGGTGAGGGTatctcccaagtgattgggacctcATAGAGTTCCATCCCATCCTCAGATGGTCCTGTGTACTCTGGTGCTAGCAATGACCGGTAGTTGGTCAAGACTCGTGGGGCGAAAAGTGGGCATCCTCCTTGTGGTACGTACGACATCTATATTAATAAGgaaagttatatattagacttaacggTGTAAAGGGGTAGTTACATATACAAGTACGCACATAAACAATGATCATAAATCTTCATTGAAACATAAATAAGTACAACATAGATAACTCCATTAGCCTAAGCTCTCTACTGCACAACTATTGTATCAAAAGTCTAACAATAGCTAAGCCTTTTATTATCAAACATAAGAAGAGTACAACTAGGAGATTCTTAAATAGATAGCGGTGATCCTAATTTCCAACATCCTACATCTTAAAGGATTACAATGATTACTAGACTTTTCTAAGTTATGCCTAATTGGCAATCCTCAGCCTCCGAGGTCTTGTCCTCCTTGAGAGTTGCCTCATTGGCATCCTCTTCGTCGCCGATTTCTTCCTCCTCATCACCAATCTCAAAGTTTTCCATCGGGGGCAGAGCTCCGAAGAATTCATAGAAGGCGTTCAGGATTGGAAACATTACAGGAAACCAGGGGTCTTCCTCAACGAGGATAGGGGTATTTTGCTGTACTCTCATGAAATCTCACTTTTCTGCGAGTACAGTAGCAACAAAGTCGGGGTCCTCCACTAGTTAAGTTGTCATGGCTTCTATAGCGTTTTGAGTTGGCGAACTCTGGCTAATAGGTCGACTAGGTAGTTTAGGTGGTTCATCTACATGAAAAGAGTTttaaacctcaattagtaacgtCTTAGTATTAGAGAAAACTTTTGAGTTCtagttccacattcgatccttAATTTAaatcatcatccaattgttcgggaatttccagctcggtggtactgccaatttcctacaccttgcttcaatccgaagattgttttgtcaaaattccatccaatttgggacggtgaacttaaactcaattcacgtttgtgcaacggtcaaattATGTGATggttctacccatggccgaggtttgaacctaaagctctgataccaagttgtaacgcccccaatttttggTACGTAACACCCCCAATTCTGGGTACcttaataagacattttattacaaaaataaagtgagtctggcgcattattacatcacaaagtcttacaagagtacttttatccaacaagggagggaactagggttcctaactactgctctgcttgctcttccatcctagcaagctccttggttccgaaggcctccaatgtatacagctcaccatgttcatctatgaggtctgacacattataccggcatcgccaccaatataatatgtcagggtcaccaaaaggtaacaccgtgagctacaaaagttcaatagagtaacccatacccactaacccttaacctACGAGcaaaacgatcataaattcaatgctttacacatagttcatacatattcgacaaacagttaacaatgacacatccgcattcactGTTCatctaacgttggtgtccatgattttttgagtttctcctacgcgactcctcgtagactgtgtcaacattttgcacatttcataaccatgtaatcattttcaaaatcgtttttaacacacccaacctcggtttcgccattccggtctcccgagtatcctcacaatggttccgccgcactgggttcccattggcacacaaaatttgcattggctcctcttcaTGGATAACCAAgtcattcctcaccatggttccgccgctccgggttcccatgggaacgcacacaacctcacaatggttcccctgatccggatctccattggaacacacacacacattcccacaatgggcaagtccggccacattgcgatttcaaaacacaccttgtcattaacacaccctaggtgtcatgtttctatcttccttgatttttgtgtctcgtcacatgcatagactccgtggtaggacttttcatgtatacataaatcattcattgaaatcttgaaactaaactagcaagatcatccaattctatatcattctatcatgctcatatcacaacttaaagcataacgccacatgtacagacgcctttggagtgaaaatcacttatgctttacaacaagacaagtaatgcaagaaattcatgtatgcatgctcatagccattctaaagatcaaaatacgaatacttctatcaaacgATAAAGTTGTATccttcgaaaatcgttctttcttcctttgtgggaagttcaaaacaacacatgtttattgaagtaaaagttcactattcaacacgttcataccaccattagcaaaacgagtttgttaaccattatgCATTATAAACATTATaagcgatagataaccttatctacttgaaaatatttcatgttatactttgaactgaagagtaaagacatcctatttttcaacatacggttctacgctATACAttgagttaggggacaagggattctacgTATACctagagatagcgtatatgggactctaccttacttcttggcggttggttggttttgagaataggtcgttgGTTTTGCAAATCGGTGGCGTAACGGCTTCGAAGTGcttcaaaaggaagagagatggattttctctttctagaaacaactttgttagctaaactaggctactttaaagatctaggggtggtttggtggtagctctcaagaacttcaagaaaactcaagaaacttgaactttggaacttagAAAGcttaaaatttctagagagaagttggagcaaggaatgaaggtgtgagaaatgacttgggtgagcttgctatttataggtcaaggctctcctctctccctctcccacccgaatctctctctctctctctctctctctctctctctctctcatatatatatatatatatatatatatatatatctcatctATTCTCACCTTTcatgcttgattgaaagcttgatgggttaggttaAGGGTTGCTTGCACATCTCccacctagttctaggcttgcatggctagatttggtactttggatttgattttggaaagatttggtggaggaaaggaggggttgtacaagatttggtgattaaaagaacataaaaagacattggaagatagattttgcttggagaaatatataaccatagattgaaaggatgtaagaagatcatggaggATCAAGGTAcaatcaaatctctctctctcttccttcctctttatctctccctctctctcggcctctcggccctcctctctctctctctctctcttacatatatatatgtacttccatatccaagtaatatatatatatataagaatgtACTTAAGGTAcaatataatcttttaagatttcctaggccaagattttcctaataaacacatgtgtacttttgtaataatataagtgtgtgtgtgtgtatactaggtaataatttccctagtagttattgaccaatggttaaaagggtgaggtactatatatactagaataataccatatgtcctttaggcatgtgtatatataactatatatgggtactttaacaaaatctagtaagtacttttggtagaaaatctaggttttctattgtctAATGGATAAagttttccctaacatttatcgtccaatgggaaatggttaaaaggtaactaaatggattagtagataggtttctctaactaatcggttgaaaactaattctacttgccacgtatgatttctagtcaagaaatataatttaagattttgttttatacactaggaaaatatacaagcgTTTCTACAAATAcacttgtcttttgaaaatgactagattgtccggtgcaaagaaatataattttataagtctcaaatctagttatgacgaattattaaagttaaaaaggaattttaaaggaaatccaagtaattcaAATtagaaattcaaatatttaacgaaatttttatttaccaaaactcagggttgttacaatttgtgccccattctttttgtggaatttattggttggggatgttttgaataaaaaaaaaatggttgactgTTTGGTGGATCTTTGCTTGGGaggttttataaaatttctttttaggctgcatgttctacgagcttTAGTCTtctggttcatggccggtcacttctcattttgaggTGTGACAACTGTGGTATCAAAGCctaggttatatatatatatatatgggggcggttcaagggacacccaaaaaaataccccatagttcccgatcaaattttgatgatccgagccgctcgatatgatcaaaatgtgattttaagggtattcgtgagaaattagcaaaaaaataccgggaaagacttgatctgagcagtttttagcttagatataatgaacggttcaattaaaaactgctcaaaacatgCACTttccggtaattttttttgccgatttctcacgggcacccttaaaatcacgttctgcacacattgagtggctcggatcatcaaaatttgatcgagaactatgagattgagattttgggtgtttttttgggtgtcccttgaaccatcccctatatatatatacacacacacacacacttacttTTGCATTCATATTGAATCATTTTCATTTAGCGGAGATCTGAGTCCCCAGAGTCCTACTGCCATTTGTAAGAACTTTATTTATTTGATGTGCTTCGATACCGCATAGTATTATGGAGATAATAGTCATTCGAGGGGAACATTATTTTTCGATAGATTTTGGATAGGGTATTGGAGGATAAttagcataagtgattttcctCATTATTGGGATCGTCACACTTATTTGAcatttacatagatgacataaTGTGGTTGGAGTACGATGTTATTGAATCTTAAGAATTGGTATTGGTGGTTGTGCTCTAGGAGATTGACTTAAGAATGTAACTTACAGGATTGCTTCAGTTTGGTATTGAGGATGGGCTAGTCTAACTATGTGAGGGTGTGCCAAAAGTTTCTTACTTGTAATACTCGGTACATCCCGGATAGCCTTGAATTGTTGTTGTTTGATTGGTCCTTCGTTCCTATGGTTGAGATCCAAGTAGAGATTTGGTTATGTTCTATTAGGAGAGGTCAATAATTATGCTTGTGTGAGGAAATACCCTATGGATTCCTTGATGTTAATTAGGAGATAAATACCCTATGAATCAATTGACGTTTATTAGGAGATCAATAGTGATAAGAATGCTGAAGACTCCAATGTTTCATTGTTTCATTccgtttataaaaaaaaaaaacctcaaaggTGAATAAAATAAAGTGAGAGGAGTTGATTGTTGACATTGTGAGATTTTCTAATCGTAGTCGTCGCAGTACGATTTTGAAAACTAGACAGTAGATGGATATGTTTTGTCAAGGTTATGACTGCTTGATTGGTAGTGACTATGCAGTGGATTGTGGCTATAACGGGATGTGAGTGCTTGGGTTGGTTTCAGTGTATTAGAGGAGATtgttatagtttgtttggtgATTAGACGGTAAAGTTATACAGTGCACTGGTGGTACTTTGAAATTTTAATGCATTACGGTGTCGCTATTGTGGAATTATGGGAAGtttaggaaagaaaaaattTGTATGGGTAAGCTTATGTGATTGGAGTTGTTGTCATGCCATTGAAGTAACTATGAAGTATTACCGACTTGATTATTAGTAGTTTTGGGGTTCTTATTTGCTGCGAAAGGTTCAAACTCTTAATTTTGGGGATGATTTAGACAGGTGATTTTGAatgacacacaaaaaaaaaaaaaaagttgctagaTTTTATGGTGTTAGTTAGTGCATGGAGTTGGTCTTCAAGTTGCAAGGTGAATTTTAGGATCGGATCTTTTGGTGGTGATGTGTATTATGCATTATTTTGGGAAGTGAGACTAGCGGCTAGTTAGTTCAATTATTAGTTTTGAGGACACCATTCAGTTTGGGTAATTGATAAAGGCTGCGGATATATGTATAATGACCCTTGAAATTTTTGGATGATTCAATGGAGTAAAATCTTATTTATTCGTCAACAATATTATtgtcaatacaagaaaaattacattgggtgacgaatgaaaatcgtcacaaattgcatgtttttcatcacaaataatattgatgactaaaaaaaatttgtcgactaaaagttgtcgaggattcctacctgatgacgaaatttattttttttcatctatggtgccttttgatgacaaaatatttcgtcaccaaaaagcgaataattggtgacaaaaaatttttcctcgcttacTGTGCTTTTTGActacgaaaaaattcgtcaccgttgGGCCACATTGGtgatttcgtcaccaatataagaaatcggtgacgaaatttttcgttgcaaaagacgttttcatataggaaaaaaatcattctttcttaCTCCTgatgggtttcgaacccgagtcccttgagtttttcacACAAACTccgaccaactgcaccacacacacttttcaataaatatttgaaatatctaatatataacatatatgtttaacatgaaaatatatttcgaa
This region includes:
- the LOC131306822 gene encoding uncharacterized protein LOC131306822; translation: MNEFCKRQPPTFKGDTNPTVAERSQGDPGHLGDYLRWRLCSLSHISTKGRSPLLVGSDGAKEQEFLNLKQGTMTVTQYAAKFEELSRYALTSIPTEDKKARRFEWGLTTARRAVVAQAFTTNAEVVKCALRLESEEADFKTRWRKAIGNIGRPIRTQPSNNNRGPYPHKPSNPTQSNQPWETATPEHGEPQRGGQDIATVQCYNCQAMGHIRRNCPQPQRRRDGSFGNQRTQPPE